One part of the Ornithodoros turicata isolate Travis chromosome 2, ASM3712646v1, whole genome shotgun sequence genome encodes these proteins:
- the LOC135385112 gene encoding zinc finger protein 84-like translates to MGNKCNRVWQTSNLVNRAEKEHLCALEPGYTLFSCDMKGHMTSVHPHHMVNLPRRPAPHQQERRFKCTVCSSAFSRTFLLKRHMRIHTGEKPFACNVCSSTFSQKGNLLTHMRRHTGERPFMCSVCCFSFSHKSALKSHVRLHTGEQPYECQLCPATFSQNKSLSRHARMHKSLMFPRNTKLLCVCKVWGKINLISHFYDAVEMCDARYANPGASCKNLTQTYFLPVLQIGDQQAFRCTLCPAAFTNRKSLRQHQICHVSEKPYACDMCPLAFARKMHLFAHRRQHTGETPYACPICNRAFRYSSNLKAHLDTHTGAKPYTCPMCNASFNQKGNLGTHMRTHTGERPFACEYCPATFRQKCTLIDHTRLHTGEKSFVCELCSMSFIQRTGLAKHMQRHHGVTATK, encoded by the exons ATATGAAAGGTCACATGACTTCAGTGCATCCGCACCACATGGTCAACCTTCCACGACGTCCCGCACCCCACCAGCAAGAGAGGCGCTTCAAGTGCACCGTTTGTTCCTCCGCCTTCAGCCGGACTTTTCTCCTCAAGAGGCACATGCGGATCCACACTGGGGAAAAGCCGTTCGCTTGTAACGTCTGCTCGTCCACCTTTAGCCAGAAGGGCAACCTGTTGACCCACATGCGCAGGCATACGGGCGAGAGGCCCTTTATGTGTAGCgtctgttgtttttcttttagcCACAAGAGCGCGCTCAAGTCGCACGTGCGTCTGCACACTGGCGAGCAGCCTTACGAGTGCCAGCTGTGTCCGGCCACGTTCAGCCAGAACAAGAGTCTGTCGCGTCATGCCCGCATGCATAAGAGCTTGATGTTTCCTAGAAACA CCAAATTGCTGTGCGTCTGCAAAGTCTGGGGCAAGATAAACCTCATCTCCCATTTTTACGATGCAGTTGAAATGTGTGATGCTCGCTACGCTAACCCAGGTGCGTCTTGCAAGAATTTAACCCAAACTTATTTCCTTCCAGTCTTGCAAATCGGTGATCAACAGGCCTTCAGGTGCACCCTCTGCCCAGCTGCATTCACCAATCGAAAGAGCCTTCGCCAACATCAAATCTGTCACGTGTCGGAAAAGCCTTACGCGTGCGACATGTGCCCGCTGGCGTTCGCGCGAAAGATGCACCTCTTCGCCCACCGTCGCCAGCACACGGGCGAGACTCCGTACGCCTGCCCCATCTGCAACCGGGCTTTCAGATACAGCAGCAACCTGAAGGCTCACCTCGACACGCACACGGGTGCGAAGCCGTACACGTGCCCCATGTGCAACGCTAGCTTCAACCAGAAGGGGAACCTGGGTACCCACATGCGCACCCATACGGGCGAACGCCCCTTTGCGTGCGAATACTGCCCGGCGACTTTCAGGCAGAAGTGTACCCTGATAGATCACACGCGTctgcacacgggcgagaagtcCTTCGTGTGCGAGCTCTGTTCCATGTCGTTCATTCAGAGGACGGGGCTCGCGAAGCACATGCAGCGCCACCACGGTGTGACGGCAACCAAGTAA